One genomic segment of Terrihabitans soli includes these proteins:
- a CDS encoding ATP-binding protein — MPHEIFRLAVEAFPNGMVMADESGNILMVNAELERQFGYDRDELLGETVEVLIPERFRARHSHHRETFTRTAKARKMGTGMELFGRRKDGSEFPVEVALNPIQFAERLLIVGAVVDISERKRAERLKDEFVATVSHELRTPMTSLAGSLGLLVGQWSDKMPAPAARLLVIAQSNAQRLVRLINDILDIEKAESGSVAFAFKRIDAVELIEQVIECNRTYATSYNVHVRIESDSDHIEITTDADRLAQIVTNLLSNAIKFSPPDAEVVVTLKRRAGGLRLSVRDWGPGIPDDFKPHVFEKFAQADATNARQKGGTGLGLSIVKQLVDLFGGKVGFSDALDGGTIFFVELPDHEGHRPRILHLDDDQNVLALVRVALSDDADVISVDSLEMARIALQTNQVDLAVLDIAVGNASGLDLMPQLRDATGNIIPVIVFSQVDDLNCDGQIGGSLPKGRTSLDDLVDAVRDRLLPPTTRYIKEVA, encoded by the coding sequence TTGCCTCACGAAATCTTCCGCCTCGCAGTGGAAGCTTTTCCGAACGGCATGGTCATGGCCGACGAGTCCGGCAACATCCTCATGGTCAATGCCGAACTGGAACGCCAGTTCGGCTATGACCGTGATGAGTTGCTGGGCGAGACAGTCGAAGTCCTTATTCCGGAACGTTTTCGCGCCCGGCACTCCCATCATAGGGAGACCTTTACCCGCACCGCCAAGGCGCGAAAAATGGGCACCGGCATGGAGCTGTTCGGCCGCCGCAAGGACGGCTCCGAATTTCCCGTCGAGGTCGCCCTCAATCCGATTCAGTTTGCGGAGCGTCTGCTTATCGTCGGAGCCGTCGTCGACATCTCCGAGCGCAAGCGAGCCGAACGGCTCAAGGATGAGTTCGTTGCAACGGTCAGCCACGAACTGCGCACACCGATGACCTCGCTCGCAGGCTCGCTCGGCCTGCTGGTCGGTCAGTGGTCGGACAAGATGCCGGCCCCGGCCGCCCGGCTTCTCGTCATTGCGCAAAGCAACGCGCAGAGGCTGGTGCGCCTTATCAACGACATCCTCGATATCGAAAAAGCGGAATCGGGCTCCGTCGCTTTCGCGTTCAAGCGGATCGATGCCGTCGAACTTATCGAGCAGGTCATAGAGTGCAACCGCACCTATGCGACGAGCTACAACGTCCATGTCCGGATCGAATCCGATTCCGATCATATCGAAATCACGACGGACGCCGACCGCCTCGCGCAGATTGTTACAAACCTGCTGTCGAACGCGATCAAGTTCTCGCCGCCGGACGCGGAGGTTGTTGTGACCCTCAAGCGCCGGGCGGGCGGCCTGCGCCTCTCCGTTCGCGATTGGGGGCCCGGGATTCCGGACGACTTCAAACCGCATGTTTTCGAGAAGTTCGCGCAGGCCGACGCGACCAATGCGCGGCAAAAGGGCGGCACGGGGCTTGGCCTCAGCATTGTCAAACAGCTGGTGGACCTCTTCGGCGGGAAAGTCGGCTTCAGCGATGCGCTGGACGGGGGTACGATTTTCTTCGTCGAACTTCCCGATCATGAAGGTCACCGGCCGCGCATCCTGCATCTCGATGACGATCAGAACGTTCTGGCGCTTGTTCGGGTGGCGTTGAGCGACGACGCCGATGTTATTTCCGTCGACTCTCTCGAAATGGCGCGCATCGCTTTGCAGACCAACCAGGTCGATCTCGCGGTGCTCGATATCGCCGTCGGCAACGCATCCGGATTAGACCTCATGCCCCAGCTTCGCGATGCAACGGGGAACATCATTCCCGTCATCGTGTTCAGCCAGGTGGACGATCTCAATTGCGACGGTCAGATCGGGGGAAGCCTGCCCAAAGGGCGCACCTCTCTCGACGATCTGGTCGATGCCGTACGTGACCGTCTTCTGCCACCGACCACGCGTTACATAAAGGAGGTCGCATGA